The following coding sequences lie in one Erwinia amylovora genomic window:
- the folP gene encoding dihydropteroate synthase, giving the protein MKLFARDAVLDLSHPHVMGILNVTPDSFSDGGKHNELIHALTHANEMINAGATIIDVGGESTRPGAAEVSTEQELDRVIPVVEAIAQRFEVWISVDTSKPEVIHEAARAGAHIINDVRSLHQPGALAAAAQTGLPVCLMHMQGEPKTMQQSPRYQNVLHDVEAFFVENIARCEAAGIKKSQLLLDPGFGFGKNLSHNYQLLAHLADLHHFGLPLLVGMSRKSMIGQLLNVGPSQRLTGSLACAVIAAMQGAHILRVHDVKETVEAMRVVEATQSAREK; this is encoded by the coding sequence ATGAAGCTGTTCGCCAGAGATGCCGTGCTCGATCTCTCTCATCCCCATGTGATGGGGATTTTGAATGTCACTCCCGACTCTTTTTCTGATGGCGGCAAGCATAACGAATTAATTCATGCACTAACCCACGCAAACGAGATGATTAACGCCGGCGCAACGATTATCGATGTCGGCGGAGAGTCCACCCGTCCCGGTGCCGCAGAGGTCAGCACGGAGCAGGAGCTGGATCGCGTTATCCCGGTGGTGGAAGCCATCGCTCAACGTTTTGAAGTATGGATCTCGGTCGATACTTCCAAGCCAGAGGTGATCCACGAAGCTGCACGGGCAGGGGCACACATCATCAACGATGTACGCTCACTACATCAACCTGGCGCGCTGGCCGCTGCTGCGCAAACGGGTTTGCCGGTGTGCCTGATGCATATGCAGGGCGAACCAAAAACCATGCAGCAGTCGCCACGGTATCAGAACGTTCTGCACGATGTTGAGGCTTTTTTTGTCGAGAATATTGCCCGCTGCGAAGCGGCTGGGATCAAAAAATCGCAGTTGCTGCTCGACCCGGGTTTTGGTTTCGGTAAGAATCTCTCCCACAACTATCAACTGCTGGCGCATCTGGCCGATTTACATCATTTTGGCCTGCCGCTGCTGGTCGGTATGTCGCGTAAAAGTATGATTGGTCAGCTACTGAACGTGGGGCCATCGCAAAGATTGACCGGTAGCCTCGCCTGCGCGGTGATTGCCGCGATGCAGGGCGCCCATATTCTGCGCGTACACGACGTCAAAGAAACCGTAGAGGCGATGCGCGTTGTCGAAGCCACACAGTCCGCAAGGGAAAAATAA
- the glmM gene encoding phosphoglucosamine mutase yields the protein MSERKYFGTDGIRGKVGESPITPDFVLKLGFAAGKVLARHGSKQVIIGKDTRISGYMLESALEAGLAAAGLSAAFTGPMPTPAVAYLTRTFRAEAGIVISASHNPFDDNGIKFFSTEGTKLPDEVEAAIEAEMEKPITCVESAALGRASRIVDAAGRYIEFCKGTFPSQLSLNGLKIVVDCANGATYHIAPNVLRELGATVIAIGDQPDGMNINKGCGATDLQLLQKHVLAEKADVGLAYDGDGDRIMMVDHMGHKVDGDQILYLIAREGLRQGELRGGVVGTLMSNMGLELALKQLGIPFARAKVGDRYVLEKLKEKGWRLGAENSGHVILLDKTTTGDGIVAGLQVLTAMVRNHMSLHDLCSGMKLLPQILVNVRFSGANDPLEDAKVKAVTAEAETELKGRGRVLLRKSGTEPLIRVMVEGENEAQVSALAHRIADAVKAV from the coding sequence ATGAGCGAACGTAAATATTTTGGTACAGACGGTATCCGCGGCAAAGTGGGTGAATCTCCCATCACTCCGGATTTCGTGCTCAAGCTGGGTTTTGCTGCGGGTAAAGTCCTGGCGCGGCATGGTTCAAAGCAGGTCATCATTGGTAAAGATACGCGCATTTCCGGCTATATGCTCGAATCCGCGCTTGAAGCGGGGCTGGCGGCAGCCGGGCTGTCTGCGGCATTTACCGGGCCAATGCCAACGCCGGCGGTGGCGTATCTGACCCGTACATTCCGCGCTGAAGCCGGAATTGTAATTTCCGCTTCGCACAACCCGTTTGACGATAACGGAATCAAGTTTTTCTCGACCGAGGGCACCAAGCTGCCTGATGAGGTGGAAGCAGCGATTGAAGCTGAAATGGAAAAACCGATTACCTGTGTCGAATCTGCCGCCCTGGGCCGTGCCAGTCGCATTGTTGATGCCGCCGGACGTTACATTGAGTTCTGCAAAGGGACTTTCCCCAGTCAGTTGAGCCTTAACGGGTTAAAAATCGTGGTGGACTGTGCCAACGGCGCAACCTACCACATTGCCCCCAATGTACTGCGCGAGCTGGGCGCCACGGTAATTGCTATTGGCGATCAGCCCGATGGTATGAACATCAATAAGGGATGTGGTGCCACTGACCTGCAACTGCTGCAGAAGCATGTGCTGGCAGAAAAAGCCGATGTCGGGCTGGCCTACGATGGCGATGGCGACCGCATAATGATGGTTGACCATATGGGCCATAAAGTGGACGGTGACCAAATCCTGTATCTGATTGCTCGCGAAGGGCTGCGCCAGGGGGAATTGCGCGGTGGTGTGGTCGGTACGCTGATGAGCAATATGGGGCTGGAACTGGCGCTCAAGCAATTAGGTATTCCCTTTGCGCGTGCCAAAGTGGGCGACCGCTACGTGCTTGAAAAGCTGAAAGAGAAAGGATGGCGCTTGGGAGCAGAAAACTCCGGGCATGTGATCCTGCTGGATAAAACAACCACCGGTGACGGCATCGTCGCAGGTTTGCAAGTGCTTACTGCGATGGTGCGCAATCATATGAGCCTGCACGATTTATGCAGCGGTATGAAACTGCTGCCGCAAATACTGGTGAACGTCCGCTTCAGTGGCGCTAATGACCCGCTGGAGGATGCAAAGGTTAAAGCGGTGACGGCTGAAGCAGAAACCGAGCTAAAAGGGCGCGGTCGCGTACTGTTGCGTAAATCAGGTACCGAACCGTTGATTCGCGTGATGGTGGAAGGCGAAAATGAAGCACAGGTAAGCGCTCTGGCCCACCGTATTGCAGATGCGGTGAAAGCGGTTTAA
- the secG gene encoding preprotein translocase subunit SecG, which produces MYEALLVVFLIVAIGLVGLIMLQQGKGADMGASFGAGASGTLFGSNGSGNFMTRMTAVLATLFFIISLILGNINSNKTQKGSEWENLTQPAQSQQTQPAKPATPGSDIPQ; this is translated from the coding sequence ATGTACGAAGCTCTTTTAGTAGTTTTCCTTATTGTGGCAATCGGCCTTGTCGGTCTGATCATGCTCCAGCAAGGTAAAGGCGCTGATATGGGAGCATCATTTGGTGCAGGCGCTTCCGGTACGCTGTTCGGTTCTAACGGTTCAGGTAATTTCATGACCCGTATGACTGCAGTGCTGGCAACCCTGTTCTTCATTATCAGTCTGATCCTGGGCAACATTAACAGTAACAAAACCCAGAAAGGAAGCGAGTGGGAAAACCTGACTCAGCCGGCACAGTCCCAACAGACTCAGCCTGCTAAACCGGCAACGCCGGGCAGCGATATTCCACAGTAA
- the rimP gene encoding ribosome maturation factor RimP yields the protein MSTLEQKLTELISAPVEALGYELVGIEFVRGRTSTLRIYIDSEDGINVDDCADVSHQVSAVMDVEDPITVAYNLEVSSPGLDRPMFTAEHYDRFTGEEVSLVLRMAVQNRRKWQGIIKSVEGEMITVAVEGNDEVFALSNIQKANLVPHF from the coding sequence TTGTCCACATTAGAGCAAAAATTAACAGAGCTGATCTCAGCACCGGTAGAAGCGCTAGGCTACGAACTGGTTGGTATTGAGTTTGTACGCGGCCGCACATCCACCTTGCGCATCTATATTGATAGTGAAGATGGCATCAATGTTGATGATTGTGCTGATGTGAGCCACCAGGTCAGTGCGGTAATGGACGTCGAAGACCCGATTACCGTGGCCTACAACCTCGAAGTCTCCTCGCCGGGCCTTGATCGGCCAATGTTTACCGCAGAACATTATGACCGTTTTACTGGCGAAGAAGTGAGCCTGGTGCTGCGTATGGCGGTTCAGAACCGTCGCAAATGGCAGGGTATTATCAAGTCTGTAGAGGGCGAGATGATTACTGTTGCCGTTGAGGGTAACGACGAAGTGTTCGCACTGAGTAACATCCAGAAGGCGAACCTGGTTCCCCACTTTTAA
- the nusA gene encoding transcription termination factor NusA, translating to MNKEILAVVEAVSNEKSLPREKIFEALESALATATKKKYEQEIDVRVSIDRKSGDFDTFRRWLIVDEVTQPTREITLEAALYEDESLSLGGFVEDQIESVTFDRITTQTAKQVIVQKVREAERAMVVDQFREQEGEIITGVVKKVNRDNISLEVRPNDGSNTNAEAVIIREDMLPRENFRPGDRIRGVLYAVRPEARGAQLFVSRSKPEMLIELFRIEVPEIAEEVLEIKAAARDPGSRAKIAVKTNDKRIDPVGACVGMRGARVQAVSSELGGERIDIVLWDDNPAQFVINAMAPADVASIVVDEDNHTMDIAVEAGNLAQAIGRNGQNVRLASQLSGWDLNVMTVDDLQAKHQAEAHAAIDVFTKHLDIDEDFATLLVEEGFSSLEELAYVPINELLEIDGLDEETVEALRDRAKNALTTLALAKEESLGDTQPAEDLLSLEGLERELAFKLAAKGVCTLEDLAEQGVDDLSDIDGLSNERAGELIMAARNICWFGDDA from the coding sequence ATGAACAAAGAAATCTTAGCTGTTGTAGAAGCGGTCTCAAATGAGAAGTCCCTCCCGCGCGAGAAGATTTTCGAAGCGCTGGAGAGCGCGCTGGCCACAGCCACCAAGAAAAAATATGAGCAGGAAATTGACGTGCGCGTCAGTATCGATCGCAAAAGTGGCGATTTTGATACCTTCCGCCGTTGGCTGATCGTTGACGAAGTCACCCAGCCTACCCGCGAAATCACGCTGGAAGCTGCGCTTTATGAAGATGAATCGTTATCTCTGGGCGGGTTTGTTGAAGACCAGATTGAATCTGTCACCTTCGACCGCATCACTACCCAGACTGCCAAGCAGGTTATCGTGCAGAAAGTGCGCGAAGCCGAACGTGCGATGGTCGTCGATCAGTTCCGCGAGCAGGAAGGTGAAATCATCACCGGCGTGGTGAAGAAAGTTAACCGCGACAATATCTCGCTTGAAGTGCGGCCAAACGATGGTTCTAACACTAACGCCGAAGCGGTGATCATTCGTGAAGACATGCTGCCGCGCGAAAACTTCCGCCCGGGCGATCGCATCCGTGGCGTGCTGTATGCCGTGCGCCCTGAAGCGCGTGGCGCGCAGCTGTTCGTTAGCCGTTCCAAACCGGAAATGCTGATCGAACTGTTCCGCATTGAAGTACCGGAAATTGCTGAAGAAGTTCTTGAAATTAAAGCCGCTGCGCGCGACCCTGGCTCCCGAGCTAAGATCGCCGTGAAAACCAACGATAAGCGTATCGATCCTGTCGGCGCCTGTGTTGGTATGCGTGGTGCGCGTGTTCAGGCGGTATCCAGTGAGCTGGGTGGCGAGCGTATTGATATCGTGCTGTGGGATGACAATCCCGCGCAGTTCGTCATCAACGCTATGGCCCCGGCGGATGTTGCCTCTATCGTGGTGGATGAAGATAATCACACCATGGATATCGCTGTGGAAGCTGGAAATCTGGCCCAGGCGATCGGCCGTAATGGCCAAAACGTGCGTCTGGCTTCGCAGCTTAGTGGCTGGGATCTAAACGTGATGACGGTCGACGACCTGCAGGCTAAGCATCAGGCTGAAGCTCATGCTGCCATCGACGTCTTTACCAAACATCTCGATATTGATGAAGACTTCGCTACCTTGCTGGTAGAAGAGGGCTTCTCTTCTCTGGAAGAGCTGGCTTACGTGCCGATCAACGAGCTGTTGGAAATTGACGGTCTGGATGAAGAGACAGTAGAAGCGTTGCGCGACCGGGCTAAAAATGCGTTAACCACCCTGGCACTGGCCAAGGAAGAGAGCCTCGGCGACACCCAACCGGCTGAAGATTTACTCAGTCTGGAGGGCCTTGAGCGCGAGCTGGCCTTTAAGCTGGCAGCGAAAGGTGTGTGTACGTTGGAAGATCTTGCCGAGCAGGGTGTTGACGACCTGTCAGATATTGATGGCCTGAGCAATGAGCGGGCTGGTGAGCTGATTATGGCTGCACGCAATATCTGTTGGTTCGGCGACGACGCGTAA
- the infB gene encoding translation initiation factor IF-2: MTTDVTVKTLATEIQTPVERLVQQFADAGIQKSETDSVTQHEKETLLAHLNRDHGGGSGKLTLQRKTRSTLNVPGTGGKSKSVQIEVRKKRTYVKGDPANAEQAEAEAQAEREAEELARREAEEIAQREAQDKAKREAEEQAKREAADKAKREAAERDKVSNQHTDETTRATQSDKARREAEAAELKRKAEEEAHRKIEEEAKRVAEEARKMAEEKGEEWAVVKEVEDTSDYHVTTSTHARAAEDENDAQVEGDRRTRAVRPAKAPVRKKGNKHSEAKTDREEARAQVRGGKGGKRKPSSLQQGFNKPAQAVNRDVIIGETISVAELANKMAVKGSQVIKAMMKLGAMATINQVIDQETAQLVAEEMGHKVTLRRENELEEAVMSDRDTDAMLESRAPVVTIMGHVDHGKTSLLDYIRSTKVASGEAGGITQHIGAYHVETDNGMVTFLDTPGHAAFTAMRARGAQATDIVILVVAADDGVMPQTIEAIQHAKAAKVPVVVAVNKCDKPEADPDRVKNELTQYGIIPEEWGGENMFVNVSAKAGTGIDDLLNAILLQAEVLELTAVRQGMASGVVIESFLDKGRGPVATVLVREGTLNKGDIVLCGFEYGRVRAMRDELGREVLTAGPSIPVEILGMSGVPAAGDEATVVRDEKKAREVALYRQGKFREVKLARQQKSKLENMFANMTEGEVSELNIVLKADVQGSVEAISDSLMKLSTDEVKVKIVGSGVGGITETDATLAAASNAILVGFNVRADASARRVIDTESLDLRYYSVIYNLIDEVKAAMSGMLAPEYKQQIIGLAAVRDVFKSPKFGAIAGCMVTEGNIKRHNPIRVLRDNVVIYEGELESLRRFKDDVNEVRNGMECGIGVKNYNDVRVGDMIEVFEIIEIQRTID; this comes from the coding sequence ATGACGACAGATGTAACCGTAAAAACGCTGGCCACAGAGATCCAGACACCGGTAGAACGCCTGGTACAGCAGTTTGCTGATGCAGGGATCCAAAAGTCTGAGACCGACTCTGTAACCCAGCATGAAAAAGAGACTTTACTTGCCCATCTCAACCGTGACCATGGCGGTGGATCGGGTAAACTGACTCTGCAGCGCAAGACGCGCAGCACCCTGAATGTTCCTGGCACCGGGGGCAAAAGTAAATCGGTGCAAATCGAAGTCCGCAAAAAACGCACTTATGTAAAAGGCGATCCGGCTAATGCTGAACAGGCAGAAGCAGAAGCGCAGGCAGAGCGTGAAGCGGAAGAACTGGCTCGTCGCGAGGCTGAAGAAATAGCTCAGCGCGAAGCTCAAGACAAAGCGAAGCGTGAAGCCGAGGAGCAGGCCAAGCGTGAGGCAGCTGATAAAGCCAAACGTGAAGCGGCGGAAAGAGATAAAGTGAGCAATCAACATACCGACGAAACAACCCGGGCCACTCAGTCCGATAAAGCCCGCCGTGAAGCGGAAGCGGCTGAACTGAAGCGTAAAGCTGAAGAAGAAGCGCATCGCAAGATCGAAGAAGAAGCGAAGCGTGTTGCGGAAGAGGCGCGTAAAATGGCGGAAGAGAAAGGCGAAGAGTGGGCGGTAGTGAAAGAGGTAGAAGACACCTCTGATTACCATGTGACGACGTCAACCCACGCTCGTGCAGCGGAAGATGAAAACGATGCTCAGGTCGAAGGCGACCGTCGCACTCGTGCTGTACGTCCGGCTAAAGCCCCGGTGCGTAAGAAAGGCAATAAGCATTCCGAAGCCAAAACTGACCGTGAAGAAGCGCGTGCGCAGGTTCGCGGTGGTAAGGGCGGCAAGCGTAAGCCAAGCTCCCTGCAGCAGGGCTTTAACAAACCCGCTCAGGCGGTTAACCGTGACGTTATCATCGGTGAAACCATCAGCGTAGCTGAACTGGCTAACAAGATGGCCGTTAAAGGCTCTCAGGTCATCAAAGCTATGATGAAACTGGGCGCTATGGCGACCATCAATCAGGTTATCGACCAGGAAACTGCCCAGCTGGTAGCGGAAGAAATGGGTCACAAAGTGACGCTACGCCGTGAAAACGAGCTGGAAGAAGCGGTAATGAGCGATCGTGATACCGACGCGATGCTGGAATCTCGTGCGCCGGTCGTGACCATCATGGGCCACGTTGATCACGGTAAAACGTCTCTGCTTGACTACATCCGTTCAACTAAAGTCGCTTCTGGCGAAGCGGGCGGCATAACGCAGCACATCGGTGCCTACCACGTTGAAACTGACAACGGTATGGTGACCTTCCTGGACACCCCCGGACACGCTGCGTTTACCGCAATGCGCGCCCGTGGTGCTCAGGCGACAGACATCGTTATTCTGGTGGTAGCTGCCGATGACGGCGTGATGCCACAGACTATCGAAGCCATCCAGCATGCGAAAGCGGCGAAAGTGCCGGTTGTGGTGGCGGTAAACAAATGTGATAAGCCAGAAGCCGATCCGGACCGTGTCAAAAACGAACTCACCCAGTACGGCATCATTCCGGAAGAGTGGGGCGGTGAAAACATGTTCGTCAACGTCTCTGCGAAAGCCGGTACCGGGATTGATGACTTGCTGAATGCCATCCTGCTGCAGGCGGAAGTTCTTGAACTGACCGCCGTACGTCAGGGCATGGCAAGCGGTGTGGTGATCGAATCCTTCCTGGATAAAGGCCGTGGCCCGGTGGCTACCGTGCTGGTGCGTGAAGGTACGCTGAACAAAGGCGATATCGTGCTGTGTGGTTTCGAATATGGCCGCGTACGAGCAATGCGTGACGAGCTGGGCCGCGAAGTACTGACTGCGGGTCCATCTATCCCGGTTGAGATCCTCGGCATGTCCGGCGTACCGGCGGCGGGTGATGAAGCCACCGTGGTGCGTGACGAGAAGAAAGCGCGTGAAGTGGCGCTGTACCGTCAGGGCAAATTCCGTGAAGTTAAGCTGGCGCGTCAGCAGAAATCTAAGCTGGAGAACATGTTTGCTAACATGACCGAAGGCGAAGTTTCTGAGCTGAACATCGTGCTGAAAGCTGACGTACAGGGTTCTGTCGAAGCTATCTCTGACTCACTGATGAAGCTGTCTACTGATGAAGTGAAAGTGAAAATCGTTGGATCTGGCGTGGGCGGTATCACCGAAACTGATGCCACCCTGGCCGCTGCGTCTAACGCCATTCTGGTTGGCTTCAACGTGCGTGCCGATGCATCAGCGCGCCGCGTGATTGATACTGAAAGCCTGGATCTGCGTTACTACTCCGTCATCTATAATCTGATTGACGAAGTGAAAGCGGCGATGAGCGGCATGCTGGCACCTGAGTACAAACAGCAGATCATTGGTCTGGCCGCGGTACGTGACGTGTTCAAATCACCGAAATTTGGTGCTATCGCCGGTTGTATGGTGACCGAAGGCAACATTAAACGTCATAACCCAATCCGCGTACTGCGTGACAACGTGGTTATCTACGAAGGCGAGCTGGAATCACTGCGCCGCTTCAAAGATGACGTTAACGAAGTCCGTAACGGTATGGAATGTGGTATCGGCGTGAAGAACTACAACGATGTGCGTGTTGGCGATATGATCGAAGTATTCGAAATTATCGAAATCCAGCGTACCATCGATTAA
- the rbfA gene encoding 30S ribosome-binding factor RbfA: protein MAKEFGRPQRVSQELQKEIAIILQREIKDPRLGMMVTVSGVDVSRDLAYAKVFVTFLNDKDEAAIKAGLRALGDASGYIRTLLGKAMRLRIVPELTFFYDNSLVEGMRMSNLVTNVVRNDEERRGPVEENPEEGKAE, encoded by the coding sequence ATGGCGAAAGAATTTGGTCGCCCGCAGCGTGTTTCTCAGGAGCTGCAAAAAGAGATCGCTATCATTCTGCAACGTGAGATCAAAGATCCGCGTCTGGGCATGATGGTAACCGTTTCCGGTGTCGATGTGTCACGTGATCTGGCCTATGCCAAAGTGTTTGTCACCTTCCTCAATGACAAAGACGAAGCGGCAATTAAAGCTGGCTTACGCGCACTGGGCGATGCATCTGGCTATATCCGTACCCTGCTTGGTAAAGCAATGCGCTTGCGCATCGTGCCCGAGCTGACCTTCTTCTACGATAATTCGCTGGTAGAGGGGATGCGCATGTCGAACCTGGTCACTAACGTGGTCAGGAACGACGAAGAGCGCCGTGGTCCGGTAGAAGAAAACCCGGAAGAAGGCAAAGCAGAGTAA
- the truB gene encoding tRNA pseudouridine(55) synthase TruB: MSRPRRRGRDIHGVLLLDKPQGLSSNDALQKVKRLYNANRAGHTGALDPLATGMLPICLGEATKFSQYLLDSDKRYRVVARLGQRTDTSDAEGVVVSERPVTFSAEALQQALDSFRGETQQIPSMYSALKYQGRKLYEYAREGIEVPRESRSIVVYELLFIRHEGNELELEIHVSKGTYIRTIIDDLGEKLGCGAHVTLLRRLQVARYPIARMVTLDQLNALTEQALRAGTSPADLLDPLLMPMDSPASEYPVVNLIGAVAAYFRQGMPVQVAGAPASGLVRVTEGEQRKFIGMAEIADDGRVAPRRLVVEYSD; encoded by the coding sequence ATGAGTCGTCCTCGTCGTCGCGGTCGCGATATTCACGGCGTGCTGTTGCTGGATAAACCTCAGGGCCTCTCCTCCAACGATGCGCTGCAGAAAGTAAAACGTCTGTATAACGCCAATCGTGCCGGTCATACCGGCGCGCTGGATCCGTTGGCGACCGGCATGCTGCCCATCTGTCTGGGGGAAGCGACCAAGTTTTCTCAGTATCTGCTGGACTCGGACAAACGTTATCGGGTGGTTGCTCGCCTCGGGCAGCGTACCGACACCTCGGATGCAGAAGGCGTGGTGGTCAGTGAGCGGCCGGTGACATTCAGCGCTGAAGCTCTGCAACAGGCGCTGGACAGTTTTCGCGGCGAAACGCAGCAGATCCCGTCAATGTATTCGGCGCTCAAATACCAGGGACGAAAGCTTTACGAATACGCCCGTGAAGGCATTGAGGTGCCGCGTGAATCGCGCAGCATCGTGGTGTATGAACTGCTGTTTATTCGCCATGAAGGTAACGAGCTGGAACTGGAGATTCACGTTTCGAAAGGGACATACATCCGTACCATCATCGACGATCTTGGTGAAAAGCTGGGCTGCGGTGCGCATGTCACCTTATTACGCCGACTGCAGGTGGCCCGTTATCCGATTGCAAGGATGGTCACGCTGGATCAGCTGAATGCGCTGACCGAACAGGCGCTGCGGGCCGGTACGTCGCCAGCTGACCTGCTCGATCCGCTGCTGATGCCGATGGACAGTCCGGCATCTGAGTATCCGGTGGTAAACCTGATTGGCGCGGTAGCGGCCTACTTCAGGCAGGGCATGCCGGTACAGGTGGCAGGTGCGCCAGCAAGTGGATTAGTGCGCGTCACGGAAGGTGAACAGCGCAAGTTTATCGGTATGGCAGAAATTGCTGACGATGGACGTGTGGCACCGCGCAGGCTGGTTGTAGAATATTCCGACTAG
- the rpsO gene encoding 30S ribosomal protein S15 → MSLSNETKAKIVADFGRDANDSGSTEVQVALLTAQINHLQGHFSEHKKDHHSRRGLLRMVSQRRKLLDYLKRKDVARYTSLIERLGLRR, encoded by the coding sequence ATGTCTCTAAGTAATGAAACTAAAGCAAAAATCGTTGCTGATTTCGGTCGCGATGCTAACGACAGTGGTTCTACAGAAGTTCAGGTTGCACTGCTGACCGCACAGATTAATCATCTGCAGGGTCACTTCTCTGAGCACAAAAAAGACCACCACAGCCGTCGTGGCCTGCTGCGCATGGTATCTCAGCGTCGTAAGCTGCTGGATTACCTCAAGCGTAAAGACGTTGCACGCTATACCAGCCTGATCGAGCGTCTGGGTCTGCGTCGCTAA